One window of the Streptococcus parasanguinis ATCC 15912 genome contains the following:
- a CDS encoding LysR family transcriptional regulator: MNIRDLEYFYQLSKLKSYTDVAHYFQVSQPTVTYAIKRLEDHYACQLVEKSSSNRVLHLTQPGKVLANHAREVLIEIEKTEKAVERSKKNLLRIGLPPLITSDIMKKFGTHDEELEIFRQSQLVQLGSRDLMRLLVCGDLDFSLLGSLEPISHAHLTSQLLYKKEFFVIVSKDHPLADRKEISFKEVLEETFILLDEHHVHMTAFKRLNARFDDLAQSTVVLTDSNLVLSFIEENLGIGLMTDLTLFPEYPNVVKIPLVEEEKTVFYISYAYPNEGEPQALLSSFIERLEKCEK, translated from the coding sequence ATGAATATCCGAGACTTGGAATATTTTTATCAACTGTCGAAATTAAAGTCTTATACTGATGTGGCGCATTATTTTCAAGTGAGTCAACCGACTGTGACCTATGCCATCAAGCGTTTGGAGGATCACTATGCTTGTCAGTTGGTAGAAAAATCGTCTTCTAATCGTGTTTTGCACCTAACTCAGCCGGGGAAGGTTTTAGCCAATCATGCGCGAGAAGTTTTAATCGAAATTGAAAAGACAGAAAAAGCTGTTGAACGAAGTAAAAAGAATCTGTTGCGCATTGGACTACCGCCATTGATCACCAGCGATATCATGAAAAAATTTGGGACGCATGATGAAGAGCTTGAGATTTTTCGTCAATCACAATTGGTGCAATTAGGTTCCAGGGATTTGATGCGTTTATTGGTGTGTGGAGATTTAGATTTTAGTCTATTGGGAAGCTTAGAGCCCATTTCGCACGCGCATTTGACCAGTCAGCTCCTGTATAAAAAAGAATTTTTTGTGATTGTTTCAAAGGATCATCCACTAGCAGATCGCAAGGAAATTTCTTTTAAAGAGGTGTTAGAGGAGACCTTCATTCTGTTAGATGAGCATCATGTGCACATGACGGCTTTTAAACGCTTGAATGCTCGCTTTGATGATTTGGCCCAGTCTACTGTTGTCTTGACCGATTCCAACTTGGTCTTGAGTTTCATTGAAGAAAATTTGGGAATTGGTCTCATGACCGATCTGACTCTCTTTCCAGAATATCCAAATGTTGTCAAAATTCCGCTGGTTGAAGAGGAAAAAACAGTCTTCTATATTAGCTATGCCTATCCAAATGAAGGGGAACCCCAAGCGCTTCTTAGCTCCTTTATTGAACGGTTAGAGAAGTGTGAAAAATAA
- a CDS encoding polyprenyl synthetase family protein, whose protein sequence is MRQEEKRNRVEKAVRSFYEEKAVAPHLVESVLYSIQAGGKRLRPLLLLELLEAFGLELTEAHFQVAGALEMIHTGSLIHDDLPAMDNDDYRRGQLTNHKKFGEALAILAGDALFLDPFGMIVASALPDAVKVSLILELSDASGSRGMVAGQVLDMEGEHKQLTLAELQTIHANKTGRLLAYPFIAAGLILELQADIGQLLEKIGKKLGLAFQVRDDILDLVADFEALGKTPQKDLVAEKSTYPALLGLEESKALLTSELDACEDLLDQITVACDFDPQAIKNLIEGLRIDG, encoded by the coding sequence ATGAGACAAGAAGAAAAACGAAATAGAGTAGAGAAAGCGGTTCGCTCTTTTTATGAGGAGAAAGCCGTTGCCCCCCATTTAGTGGAGTCGGTCCTTTATTCGATCCAGGCAGGTGGAAAACGCCTGCGCCCATTGCTCCTTCTAGAATTGTTAGAGGCCTTCGGACTGGAATTGACGGAGGCTCACTTTCAAGTGGCAGGAGCTTTGGAGATGATCCATACAGGAAGCCTTATTCACGATGATCTGCCTGCCATGGACAATGACGATTACCGTCGGGGGCAATTGACCAATCATAAGAAATTCGGAGAAGCCCTGGCGATTTTAGCAGGGGATGCGCTTTTTCTCGATCCCTTTGGGATGATAGTTGCGAGTGCCCTTCCTGATGCGGTCAAGGTCTCTTTGATTCTTGAATTGTCAGATGCTTCCGGTAGTCGTGGAATGGTAGCTGGCCAAGTCCTTGACATGGAAGGGGAGCACAAACAGCTCACACTAGCAGAGTTGCAGACCATCCATGCTAATAAGACAGGACGCCTCCTTGCCTATCCTTTCATCGCAGCAGGTTTGATTTTAGAGTTGCAAGCAGACATTGGTCAGCTCTTAGAAAAAATCGGGAAAAAATTAGGCCTGGCTTTTCAAGTACGGGATGATATTTTGGATTTGGTAGCTGATTTTGAAGCTCTGGGCAAGACTCCTCAAAAGGACTTAGTAGCTGAAAAATCGACCTATCCAGCCCTGTTGGGATTGGAAGAATCGAAAGCTTTGCTGACAAGTGAATTAGATGCTTGCGAAGACTTGTTGGATCAGATTACAGTTGCTTGCGACTTTGATCCGCAAGCAATCAAGAACTTAATAGAAGGATTACGAATAGATGGCTAA
- a CDS encoding bifunctional methylenetetrahydrofolate dehydrogenase/methenyltetrahydrofolate cyclohydrolase — protein sequence MTTIIDGKALATKLQGEIAEKTVRLKEETGVVPGLVVIVVGDNPASKIYVRNKERSAIAAGFRSEVRQLPENISQDELLEVIEHYNQDSLWHGILVQLPLPKHIDADAVLLAIDPTKDVDGFHPLNMGRLWAGNPIMVPSTPAGIMEMFKEYGIDLEGKRAVVIGRSNIVGKPMAQLLLAKNATVTLTHSRTHHLPKIAKRADILVVAIGRAKFVTADFVKEGAVVIDVGMNRDENGKLCGDVDFDSVAPLASHITPVPGGVGPMTVTMLMEQTYEAAVRTLKK from the coding sequence ATGACGACAATCATTGATGGGAAGGCGCTCGCTACAAAATTACAGGGTGAGATTGCGGAGAAAACAGTACGATTAAAAGAAGAGACAGGGGTTGTACCTGGCCTTGTTGTAATCGTGGTAGGAGATAATCCAGCCAGCAAGATTTATGTAAGAAATAAAGAGCGTTCTGCTATTGCGGCAGGCTTTCGCAGTGAAGTGAGACAACTTCCTGAAAATATCAGCCAAGATGAATTATTAGAAGTGATCGAACACTACAATCAAGATTCTCTTTGGCATGGAATCTTAGTGCAGTTGCCACTGCCTAAGCATATCGATGCGGATGCAGTTCTTTTAGCGATTGATCCGACCAAGGATGTGGATGGCTTTCATCCATTGAATATGGGGCGTTTATGGGCTGGAAATCCTATTATGGTGCCATCGACGCCTGCTGGGATCATGGAGATGTTCAAAGAGTATGGGATTGATCTAGAAGGGAAGCGTGCAGTCGTGATTGGTCGTTCCAATATCGTTGGAAAACCTATGGCGCAGTTGCTCCTCGCCAAAAATGCCACGGTAACCTTGACCCATTCCCGGACCCATCATCTGCCTAAAATCGCTAAAAGAGCGGATATCCTGGTTGTGGCGATCGGTCGTGCAAAATTTGTAACAGCAGACTTCGTGAAAGAAGGCGCCGTCGTCATTGACGTCGGGATGAATCGCGATGAGAATGGCAAATTGTGTGGGGATGTCGATTTTGACTCTGTTGCCCCTTTGGCCAGTCATATTACTCCGGTACCAGGAGGGGTTGGTCCTATGACCGTTACCATGCTGATGGAGCAGACCTACGAAGCAGCTGTTCGTACCTTAAAAAAATGA
- a CDS encoding exodeoxyribonuclease VII small subunit gives MSKEKKFEENLADLEAIVQKLESGDVALEEAITEFQKGMKLSKELQDTLDQAEKTLVKVMQADGTEADLA, from the coding sequence ATGTCGAAAGAAAAGAAATTTGAAGAAAATTTAGCAGATTTGGAAGCCATCGTCCAAAAATTGGAGAGTGGAGATGTGGCTCTTGAAGAAGCCATTACAGAATTCCAAAAAGGAATGAAGTTGTCAAAAGAATTGCAAGATACCTTGGATCAAGCAGAGAAAACCTTGGTCAAGGTCATGCAAGCAGATGGTACTGAAGCGGATCTAGCATGA
- a CDS encoding 2-hydroxycarboxylate transporter family protein, translating to MKKLNEINISGVSLPLYAFIVIVLAVTIAMGKLPLNMLGLTLLLVVMGHLLYFIGEKLPIMNSYLGGGSVFTLLGATLLATFHVIPANIITATKGFLGDSFGFLDFYIAALICGAILGMNRNLLVKASARFIPVSLVTMVVGALSVGIVGSLLGQGFGYSILYVSFPQMVGGMGAGILPLSKIYAANLHGSQAAIFSQLAPATTLGNILAIIGAVLIVKVFADSPYNGHGVLIPVNKDELKKEKLTLDPTQIGVGMMFAFSIFLLGVICNAFVPKIHSYAFMIIIVFILKAFNAVPKPLENCVAMFNQVIMTNLTHAVLAGIGLSLIDLSTLAKAMTWQFILLSLTSVLAMGLASALIGKLVGLYPVETAIGSGMINNSMGGTGNIAVLSASDRMEMIAFAQMANRLSGAIILILGGLLASVLS from the coding sequence ATGAAAAAATTGAATGAAATCAACATTTCCGGTGTCAGTCTTCCTCTATATGCATTCATCGTCATCGTTCTCGCGGTGACGATTGCTATGGGGAAACTCCCACTCAATATGCTGGGATTAACCCTCCTTTTGGTCGTCATGGGGCACCTTCTCTACTTTATCGGTGAAAAACTTCCAATCATGAATTCTTACCTAGGTGGGGGATCCGTCTTCACCCTACTAGGAGCTACTCTTCTAGCGACCTTCCATGTTATTCCAGCAAATATTATCACAGCTACCAAAGGCTTTTTGGGAGATTCCTTTGGCTTTCTGGATTTTTATATCGCAGCCTTGATTTGTGGGGCTATTCTAGGGATGAATCGCAATCTCTTGGTAAAAGCTTCCGCTCGCTTTATTCCTGTTTCCTTGGTCACCATGGTCGTTGGTGCTCTCTCTGTTGGGATCGTTGGAAGCCTTTTGGGACAAGGATTTGGATATTCAATTCTCTATGTTTCCTTCCCACAAATGGTCGGAGGAATGGGAGCTGGAATCCTGCCTCTTTCAAAGATCTACGCTGCCAATCTCCACGGAAGCCAAGCAGCTATCTTCTCTCAATTGGCACCCGCTACCACACTTGGTAATATCCTTGCCATCATTGGAGCTGTTTTGATCGTCAAAGTCTTTGCAGACAGTCCTTACAATGGTCACGGTGTCTTGATCCCCGTCAATAAAGATGAATTGAAGAAAGAAAAACTCACCCTTGATCCGACCCAAATCGGAGTTGGAATGATGTTTGCCTTTAGTATTTTTCTTCTCGGGGTCATCTGCAATGCCTTTGTTCCAAAAATCCACAGTTATGCCTTCATGATTATCATCGTCTTTATCCTAAAAGCTTTCAATGCTGTCCCAAAACCTTTGGAAAACTGTGTGGCCATGTTCAACCAAGTCATTATGACCAACCTTACCCATGCAGTCCTAGCTGGGATCGGTCTTTCCTTGATTGACCTTTCAACTCTAGCGAAGGCGATGACCTGGCAATTCATTCTCCTAAGCTTGACATCTGTTCTAGCTATGGGGCTTGCTTCTGCTTTGATCGGAAAACTGGTTGGATTGTATCCAGTCGAGACTGCTATCGGATCTGGTATGATCAATAACTCTATGGGAGGAACCGGAAATATCGCTGTTCTCTCCGCATCCGATCGTATGGAAATGATCGCCTTCGCCCAAATGGCCAACCGACTCAGCGGGGCTATCATCCTCATTCTCGGAGGGCTCCTCGCTTCTGTCCTCTCTTAA
- a CDS encoding HAD-IIB family hydrolase, with the protein MKFVFDLDGTLSFDGVTIDDEIKQVLLRAEEFGHEVAFASARSYRDCLGLLGDQLSHQLVIGLNGGLAYRQGQLVYEDQLDKDVYREVLGFCRHYNLPFFVDDTFDYSGQILEKIPFIANVDPLKKAQYRSLEDLTDPIKVVIYMGAHEELVDEIIERIEKTNKAHIRYHAHEKCIYLNPANTHKVTTVEELCGENFVAFGNDQNDIELFEKAIYAVQIGDFPSLRPYADDQLVAKQNHPQAVAAKILQVFAEFRGK; encoded by the coding sequence ATGAAGTTTGTCTTTGATTTAGATGGAACCTTGTCATTCGATGGTGTTACAATCGATGATGAAATTAAACAGGTCTTATTGAGAGCAGAAGAATTTGGTCATGAAGTCGCCTTTGCTTCTGCACGTTCTTATCGGGATTGCTTAGGCCTTTTAGGGGATCAACTGAGCCATCAACTCGTGATTGGCTTAAATGGCGGGCTAGCTTATCGTCAGGGGCAACTGGTTTATGAGGATCAATTGGACAAGGATGTCTATCGAGAAGTCCTTGGTTTTTGTCGCCATTACAATCTACCATTTTTTGTGGACGATACCTTTGATTATAGTGGTCAGATTTTGGAAAAAATTCCTTTTATTGCGAATGTGGATCCCCTCAAAAAAGCCCAGTATCGTTCTTTAGAGGACCTGACGGACCCGATTAAGGTTGTGATCTATATGGGGGCCCATGAGGAATTGGTAGATGAGATCATCGAGCGAATTGAAAAGACCAATAAGGCCCACATTCGTTATCATGCTCATGAAAAATGTATCTATCTCAATCCAGCAAACACTCATAAAGTGACAACAGTCGAAGAACTCTGTGGAGAAAATTTCGTGGCTTTTGGTAATGATCAAAACGATATTGAGCTCTTTGAAAAAGCTATTTATGCAGTTCAAATTGGCGATTTTCCATCCCTTCGGCCTTACGCTGATGATCAATTAGTGGCCAAGCAAAATCATCCACAAGCTGTTGCTGCTAAGATCTTGCAAGTCTTCGCAGAATTTAGAGGAAAATAA
- a CDS encoding malolactic enzyme encodes MKSHEILNNPFLNKGTAFTMEERKELGLIGLLPPYVQTIEEQAEQAYQHFLRKPSDLEKRLFLMEIFNTNRTLFYYLFNQHIVEFNPIVYDPVIADTIEQYSELFVDPQYAAYLDINHPENIEETLKNAAGDRDIRLIVATDAEGILGIGDWGVQGVDISVGKLMVYTAAAGIDPACVMPLVIDAGTNREELLNNPMYLGNRHERVRGEKYDAFIDQFVQTAGKLFPKLYLHWEDFGRSNAADILNRYKKEIPTFNDDIQGTGIVVLGGIFGAMDITGEKLTDQVYLCYGGGSAGAGIADRVHAEMVAEGLSPEEAYKRFFMIDKQGLLFDDMEDLTPAQKPFAKKRSDFEGKGDMTNLLEVIKTVKPTILVGTSTNPGAFTKEVVEAMCENTERPVIFPISNPTKKLEATAQQVIEWSDGKAFVATGVPSGTISYKGVDYEIGQANNALIYPGLGLGMLASEAKLLTDEMIGAAAHSLSGIVNPGQPGAPVLPPFQYVADVSIKVAEAVAKKAQEQGLAQAKETDMAKAVRDLKWYPKY; translated from the coding sequence ATGAAATCACATGAAATTTTAAACAATCCTTTCTTAAATAAAGGAACTGCTTTCACAATGGAAGAACGTAAAGAACTTGGCCTGATCGGTCTTCTTCCTCCATATGTTCAAACCATCGAAGAACAAGCTGAACAAGCTTACCAACATTTCTTGCGCAAACCATCAGACCTTGAAAAACGTCTTTTCTTGATGGAAATTTTCAATACAAACCGTACTCTTTTCTACTACCTCTTTAACCAACACATCGTTGAGTTCAACCCAATCGTCTATGATCCAGTGATCGCAGACACCATTGAACAATATTCTGAACTCTTTGTAGACCCACAATATGCCGCTTACCTTGATATTAACCACCCAGAAAATATCGAAGAAACGTTGAAAAATGCAGCTGGCGATCGCGATATCCGCTTGATCGTTGCAACTGATGCAGAAGGAATCCTCGGTATTGGTGACTGGGGTGTCCAAGGGGTTGATATCTCTGTCGGGAAACTCATGGTCTACACTGCTGCAGCCGGAATTGATCCAGCTTGCGTTATGCCTCTTGTCATCGATGCTGGTACCAACCGTGAAGAATTGTTAAACAATCCAATGTATCTGGGGAATCGTCATGAACGTGTTCGTGGTGAAAAATACGATGCCTTTATCGATCAATTCGTTCAAACAGCTGGAAAACTTTTCCCTAAATTGTACCTTCACTGGGAAGACTTCGGTCGTTCAAATGCGGCTGATATCTTGAACCGTTACAAGAAAGAAATCCCAACTTTCAACGATGATATTCAAGGAACTGGTATCGTTGTCTTGGGTGGTATCTTTGGAGCAATGGATATCACTGGTGAAAAATTGACAGACCAAGTTTACCTTTGCTATGGTGGTGGTTCTGCTGGTGCTGGTATTGCAGACCGTGTTCACGCTGAAATGGTTGCTGAAGGTCTTTCTCCAGAAGAAGCTTACAAACGTTTCTTCATGATCGATAAACAAGGTCTTTTGTTTGACGATATGGAAGATTTGACACCAGCTCAAAAACCATTTGCTAAAAAACGTTCTGACTTCGAAGGTAAAGGCGATATGACCAATCTTCTTGAAGTGATCAAAACAGTGAAACCAACGATCTTGGTTGGAACTTCTACAAACCCAGGTGCCTTCACTAAAGAAGTGGTTGAAGCCATGTGTGAAAACACTGAACGCCCAGTTATCTTCCCAATTTCTAACCCAACCAAGAAATTGGAAGCAACAGCCCAACAAGTCATCGAATGGTCAGACGGTAAAGCCTTTGTCGCTACCGGTGTCCCTTCAGGAACCATCAGCTACAAAGGTGTGGATTATGAAATCGGTCAAGCCAATAACGCTTTGATCTACCCAGGTCTTGGTCTTGGTATGTTGGCCTCTGAAGCCAAATTGTTGACAGACGAAATGATCGGGGCAGCAGCTCACTCATTGTCAGGTATTGTCAATCCAGGTCAACCAGGTGCGCCAGTCCTTCCACCATTCCAATATGTAGCTGACGTATCTATCAAGGTAGCAGAAGCTGTTGCCAAGAAAGCTCAAGAACAAGGGCTTGCACAAGCTAAAGAAACAGATATGGCCAAAGCTGTACGTGACCTTAAATGGTATCCTAAATACTAA
- a CDS encoding glycoside hydrolase family 32 protein, protein MKESIRKANQYIDENRVKVNQQYRGAFHLLPPIGWMNDPNGFVYFRGEYHLFYQFYPYDSVWGPMHWGHAKSKDLLHWEELPVALAPSESYDKDGCFSGSAIVKDDKLYLLYTGHVDDEEKREETQCLAVSTDGITFEKLPTNPVIYAHHIEGIADIADFRDPKVFEYQGNYYAVVASKTPDDRGQILLFASSNLVDWTFTSVLLEGEEGQGIMWECPDFFPLDGKWVLILSPIEMERQQEKYWNLNSTVAFIGDMNWETGRFHVDSYDELDGGLDFYAPQTCQGPNGERYMVAWMQMWHRSIPSHDLAHGWAGSMTLPRKLSLKDGRLVQELPESVNEYFLVEHVSETIVQGNQITIPARGKQTLFELDAKPGCSFILSYSDKTDPDSVLKLIYDASQKRFSLSRDQFGHLITGKENPTFQSRWIQLDAEKDHHFSIIRDTNSIEVFVDGKTLSMTFYETTENPVYTLTADEGVDWVVKTYQK, encoded by the coding sequence ATGAAGGAAAGCATTCGGAAAGCAAATCAGTATATCGATGAAAACAGGGTGAAGGTTAACCAGCAATATAGAGGAGCATTTCATTTGCTACCTCCAATCGGCTGGATGAACGATCCAAATGGCTTTGTTTATTTCCGTGGGGAATACCATTTGTTTTACCAATTCTATCCCTATGATAGTGTTTGGGGTCCCATGCATTGGGGGCATGCTAAATCAAAAGATCTTCTCCATTGGGAAGAACTGCCAGTAGCTTTAGCACCAAGCGAAAGCTATGATAAGGATGGTTGTTTCTCGGGTAGTGCTATTGTGAAAGATGACAAGCTCTATTTGCTTTATACGGGTCATGTAGACGATGAGGAAAAGCGGGAAGAGACCCAGTGTCTTGCGGTGTCAACAGATGGCATTACCTTTGAAAAGTTGCCTACTAATCCAGTGATCTATGCTCACCATATTGAGGGGATCGCAGATATTGCAGATTTTCGTGATCCTAAAGTATTTGAATATCAAGGAAACTATTACGCTGTCGTTGCTTCTAAGACGCCAGATGACAGAGGTCAAATTCTCCTATTTGCATCAAGTAATCTAGTAGATTGGACCTTTACATCAGTTCTTTTAGAAGGTGAAGAAGGGCAAGGGATTATGTGGGAATGTCCTGATTTCTTCCCTTTAGATGGCAAATGGGTCTTGATCCTGTCTCCCATTGAAATGGAAAGGCAGCAAGAAAAATACTGGAATTTAAATTCGACGGTTGCCTTTATCGGTGACATGAATTGGGAAACAGGACGCTTTCATGTCGATTCCTATGATGAATTGGATGGTGGTTTGGATTTCTATGCCCCTCAAACTTGTCAAGGACCAAATGGCGAACGATACATGGTTGCCTGGATGCAAATGTGGCACCGGTCTATCCCCAGTCATGATTTAGCTCATGGGTGGGCAGGTAGTATGACTCTTCCAAGAAAATTGTCCTTGAAAGACGGACGATTGGTTCAGGAGTTACCTGAGTCAGTGAACGAATACTTTCTTGTAGAGCATGTGTCAGAAACCATTGTTCAGGGCAATCAGATCACGATCCCAGCTAGAGGGAAACAAACCTTGTTTGAACTAGATGCCAAACCGGGTTGCTCCTTTATCCTAAGTTATAGCGATAAAACCGATCCTGATAGTGTCTTGAAATTGATTTACGACGCCTCTCAAAAACGCTTTAGCTTAAGTCGAGACCAATTTGGACACCTCATTACTGGAAAAGAAAATCCCACATTTCAATCAAGATGGATTCAGTTGGATGCTGAAAAGGATCATCATTTTTCAATCATTCGCGATACCAACTCAATCGAAGTATTCGTGGATGGCAAAACTCTCTCGATGACCTTTTATGAAACGACTGAAAATCCCGTCTATACTCTCACGGCAGATGAAGGAGTCGATTGGGTCGTAAAAACCTATCAAAAATAG
- the xseA gene encoding exodeoxyribonuclease VII large subunit: protein MSNYLSVSSLTKYLKLKFDKDPYLERVYLTGQVSNFRKRPNHQYFSLKDEKAVIQATVWAGVYRSFGFELEEGMKINVIGRIQLYEPSGSYSIVIEKAEPDGVGALAIQFEQLKKKLTEEGLFQDQWKQALPQFPRKIGVITSQSGAVIRDIITTVSRRFPGVEIVLYPTKVQGEGASSEVVANIQRANQRDDLDVLIIGRGGGSIEDLWAFNEEAVVRAIFESRIPIISSVGHETDTTLADFVADRRAATPTAAAELATPVTKLDLLSHLQKQENRMATAMSNRLAYNRERLAKLSQSVIFRQPERLYDGYLQKIDQLQLRLKQGMRDAYGQGANQLQGLRHRLEATSPLHRIERYQDRLLQDKRILTNRMEQVLKEQKIKVQGLSEALLMLDTSRIIARGYAMVKQDDQVLDSVAKVKEGDPLSLIMRDGQLEVEVKHVERKEI from the coding sequence ATGTCCAACTATTTATCCGTATCAAGTTTGACCAAATATTTGAAATTAAAATTTGATAAGGATCCCTATTTGGAAAGGGTTTATCTGACAGGGCAGGTCTCCAATTTCCGAAAACGTCCCAACCACCAGTATTTTTCATTAAAGGATGAAAAAGCGGTTATTCAGGCGACGGTCTGGGCTGGGGTTTATCGAAGCTTTGGTTTTGAGCTAGAAGAAGGCATGAAGATCAACGTCATCGGTCGCATTCAGCTTTATGAACCAAGTGGGAGTTATTCCATTGTCATTGAAAAGGCTGAGCCAGATGGGGTAGGGGCCTTGGCCATCCAATTTGAGCAACTCAAGAAAAAGTTGACCGAAGAAGGTCTCTTTCAGGATCAGTGGAAGCAAGCTCTGCCACAGTTTCCAAGAAAGATCGGGGTCATCACCAGTCAAAGTGGGGCCGTGATCCGCGATATTATCACAACGGTGAGCCGACGCTTCCCTGGTGTAGAGATTGTGCTCTACCCGACCAAGGTTCAGGGGGAAGGCGCATCTAGTGAGGTGGTTGCTAATATTCAAAGGGCTAACCAACGGGATGATTTGGATGTCTTGATTATCGGTCGTGGGGGTGGTTCGATTGAAGACCTCTGGGCCTTTAATGAAGAAGCGGTGGTGCGAGCCATCTTTGAATCGCGGATTCCGATTATCTCCAGTGTTGGACATGAGACAGATACGACTCTAGCCGATTTTGTAGCAGACCGTCGAGCCGCTACTCCGACAGCCGCTGCTGAATTGGCCACTCCAGTAACCAAGTTGGATCTCTTGTCCCATTTACAAAAGCAGGAAAATCGCATGGCAACAGCTATGTCCAATCGCTTGGCCTATAATCGTGAACGCTTGGCCAAATTAAGTCAATCGGTTATTTTTAGACAGCCTGAAAGACTCTATGATGGCTACCTGCAAAAGATTGACCAGTTGCAATTACGATTAAAACAAGGGATGCGCGATGCTTATGGACAAGGGGCGAATCAGCTGCAAGGTCTGCGTCATCGCCTAGAAGCTACGTCTCCTTTGCATCGTATTGAGCGCTACCAAGATCGCCTGCTCCAAGATAAGAGAATCTTAACCAACCGAATGGAACAAGTTTTAAAAGAGCAAAAAATCAAGGTGCAAGGCTTATCAGAAGCTCTCTTGATGCTCGATACGAGTCGGATTATTGCGCGTGGCTATGCCATGGTTAAGCAAGACGATCAGGTCCTAGACTCGGTTGCGAAAGTAAAAGAAGGGGACCCGCTATCACTCATCATGAGAGATGGCCAGTTAGAAGTAGAGGTAAAACATGTCGAAAGAAAAGAAATTTGA
- a CDS encoding NAD(P)H-hydrate dehydratase — translation MRRVQKEEIQRVIVKRPMTSYKGDFGRLLLIGGTYPYGGAIIMAAIAAVHSGAGLVTVATDPDNLTALHSHLPEAMGFDLADHELLCEQVQKASVILVGPGLKESNENQAILHMIFEQVSSQQVLILDGGAISLLVASQFELPKAQLVFTPHQKEWEKLSGLDLASQTEEKSREAVQSFPKGTVIVEKGPHTRIWTSGQEEGYQLDVGGPYQATGGMGDTLAGMIAGFAGQFPQVSLYERVVVATYLHSAIAEDLSKEAYVVLPTTISQEIPKWMKKWSDKDQVTSTENRE, via the coding sequence ATGAGAAGAGTTCAGAAAGAAGAGATCCAGCGCGTCATTGTGAAGCGCCCAATGACGTCATATAAGGGAGATTTTGGTCGTCTGCTCCTGATTGGAGGAACCTATCCCTATGGGGGAGCCATCATTATGGCAGCGATCGCTGCGGTTCACAGTGGAGCGGGGTTAGTCACTGTCGCAACAGATCCTGACAATCTGACGGCCCTTCATAGCCATCTTCCTGAAGCCATGGGCTTTGATCTAGCGGATCATGAACTCCTTTGTGAGCAAGTGCAAAAAGCTAGCGTGATTTTAGTAGGGCCGGGCTTAAAGGAATCTAATGAAAACCAAGCAATCTTGCACATGATTTTTGAGCAAGTCTCTAGCCAGCAGGTCTTGATATTAGATGGAGGAGCTATTAGTCTTTTAGTAGCTTCTCAGTTTGAATTGCCAAAGGCTCAGTTGGTCTTTACGCCTCATCAAAAAGAATGGGAAAAACTGTCAGGACTTGATCTAGCTAGCCAAACAGAAGAGAAGAGCCGAGAAGCGGTTCAAAGTTTTCCTAAAGGGACTGTCATTGTAGAAAAAGGACCACACACCCGCATTTGGACAAGTGGGCAAGAAGAGGGCTATCAGCTAGATGTTGGTGGTCCCTACCAAGCAACAGGTGGCATGGGGGATACCTTGGCAGGGATGATCGCAGGGTTTGCAGGTCAATTTCCACAGGTCAGTCTCTATGAGCGCGTGGTGGTTGCGACCTATCTTCATTCAGCCATTGCTGAAGACTTGAGCAAGGAGGCTTATGTGGTTCTACCGACAACCATCAGCCAAGAAATCCCCAAATGGATGAAAAAGTGGAGTGACAAAGATCAGGTTACCAGCACTGAAAATAGGGAGTAG